The Gammaproteobacteria bacterium genome includes the window CGCCCTTGGGGAACTCCACGTCGACGACGGGACCTGTCACCTTGACGATCCGTCCAACACTCTTCGCCTCTGTCACGATCCCTCGCTCCTTCGTTTCCTTTGTCATCCGTGGCGCAGCGCTTCTGCGCCGCCAACGATTTCTGAGATCTCTGTTGTGATCTCGGCCTGACGGGCCTGGTTGGCCATCCGGCTGAGAACCTTGATCAGGTCTTCCGCGTTCTCCGTTGCCGCTTTCATCGCTCGCTGCCTCGATGCGTGCTCCGACGCAGACGAATCCAGTAACACGCCAAAGGTCGAAGCCTCCACGTACCGGGGCAACAGCCGGTCGAGGATCTCCGACGGCGATGGCTCATAGCTGTAGGTCACCGCGGCCACCGGTTCCTCACCCGCTTCCGGCGGAACGATCGGCAGCAGCTCGAAACTGACCGCCTGCTGCACGAGCGCGGACACATATTGGGTATAGAACACCTCGACGGCATCCACCGCCCCGCTTGCATACTCCTCCATGATGACGTTCGCAACGGTCCGGGCATCCGCGTACCCGGGGGCATCGGTCACGCCCAAGAAGGCTCCCTCGACGTGATACCCCCGGAACCGGAAGTACGTCTGCGCCTTCTT containing:
- the atpG gene encoding ATP synthase F1 subunit gamma, which gives rise to SDRGLAGAYNSTVIRMAERRIVELRSQDVQIRVYVVGKKAQTYFRFRGYHVEGAFLGVTDAPGYADARTVANVIMEEYASGAVDAVEVFYTQYVSALVQQAVSFELLPIVPPEAGEEPVAAVTYSYEPSPSEILDRLLPRYVEASTFGVLLDSSASEHASRQRAMKAATENAEDLIKVLSRMANQARQAEITTEISEIVGGAEALRHG